From the Achromobacter xylosoxidans A8 genome, the window TTCCGTGTAGATACGGTTCGGGTCGATACCCTTGCTGACCAGGTAGGTCTTGACCGAAGCGGCGCGGCGCTCGGACAGCTTCTGGTTGTAGGCTTCCGTACCGATCGAGTCGGTGTGGCCCACAGCAATGATGGTTTCGAGGTCGATACCGCGAGCTTGCTGGGCGACTTGGTCCAGCAGCTGACGGCCTTCGGGCTTCAGCGTCGACTTGTCGAAGTCGAAGAACGTGTCAGCGTTGAACACGACCTTGGCCGCCATCGGGGCCGGCTTCGCCTTCTGTTGTGCAACCGGAACGCCGTCGCAACCGGGGATACCGGTGGCCGGGGTCCAGAATGCATCGCGCCAGCACAGTTCGTTCGTGCCGTTCTTCCAAACGTCACCGAACGGGTTGCGCCAGTTGTCCACGGTTTGCGCGGAAGCTACACCAGAGGCCGTGACGGCGGCGAAGGCGAGCGCCAGAGCGAATTTGGAGGGTTTGTTCATGTTTCTCCTCGTTGAGCTTGAAGCTGGATAAGTGACTCGCAGCGAACCCCCGCCGCATATCAGGAAAACGGGGCCAGTATAGCAACGCCAAGAGCTGGTTCAAAGGAATAGCTACTGGGTTTCCTGCGTGCTGGAAACAATCTTAAGGCATTTGGGGGGCTTTGGCTTCCCTGGAGAGGCGCATTGGCGCTGGATATGACGTTTTCGGCGCTCCTTCGGTTTTCCATGTTGGTTTTTGACAACAGGGCCGCAGGACGCGGGCTGACGCGCGGCCGGTCGCGGCCCCATGTCCGCCGCTCCGGACCGCCGAGGCGCTGCTTGGGGAGGCGCTTCTGACCGCTCGGGGAATCGGATGATAGAATTTCCTGTTTACCCGGCCCGGGTTCCTCCTTACACGATTCTGTCGTTATATATATGGATTCCTTTGCCAAGGAGACGCTTCCGGTATCGCTGGAAGAAGAGATGCGCCGCAGTTACCTCGATTACGCGATGAGCGTGATCGTCGGTCGGGCGCTACCGGATGTGCGGGACGGCCTCAAGCCCGTCCACCGGCGCGTGCTCTACGCGATGCACGAACTGAACAACGACTGGAACCGCGCCTATAAGAAGTCGGCGCGTATCGTCGGGGACGTCATCGGTAAATACCACCCCCACGGCGACCAGTCCGTCTACGACACCATCGTCCGCATGGCGCAGGATTTCTCCATGCGCTATATGCTGGTCGACGGCCAGGGCAACTTCGGCTCGATCGACGGCGATAACGCCGCGGCGATGCGTTACACCGAAATCCGCCTGGCCAAGATCGCCCACGAATTGCTGGCCGACATCGACCAGGAAACGGTGGACTTTGGCCCCAATTACGACGGCAGCGAACAAGAACCGCTGCTGTTGCCGTCGCGCCTGCCCAACCTGCTGGTCAACGGCAGCTCGGGCATCGCGGTGGGCATGGCCACCAACATTCCGCCCCACAACCTCCAGGAAGTGGTCGACGGCTGCCTGTACTGCCTGCGCAATCCGGGCTGCTCGGTCGATGAGCTCATGGAGCTCATCCCGGCCCCCGATTTCCCCACCGGCGGCATCATTTACGGCATGTCCGGCGTGCGGGAAGGCTACCGCACCGGTCGCGGCCGCGTCATCATGCGCGCCAAGACCCACTTCGAAGACATGGAGAAGGGCAACCGCCAGGCCATCGTGGTCGACGCGATCCCCTACCAGGTCAACAAGAAGACGCTGCAGGAACGCATCGCCGAGCTCGTCAACGACAAGAAGATCGAAGGCATCTCGGACATCCGCGACGAGTCCGACAAGGACGGGATGCGCCTGGTCATCGAACTCAAGCGCGGCGAGGTTCCCGAGGTCGTCCTGAACAACCTCTACAAGAACACGCAGCTGCAAGACACCTTCGGGATGAACCTGGTGGCGCTGGTCGACGGCCAGCCCCGCCTGCTCAACCTGAAGCAGATGATCGACTACTTCCTGCAGCATCGCCGCGAAGTGGTCACGCGCCGCACGGTATTCCAGCTGCGCAAGGCCCGCGAACGCGGCCACGTGCTGGAAGGCCTGGCGGTCGCGCTCGCCAACATCGACGACTTCATCGCCATCATCAAGGCGGCGCCGACCCCCCCGGTCGCGCGCCAGGAACTGATGGCCAAGTCGTGGGATTCCTCGCTGGTGCGCGAAATGCTGTCGCGCGCCGACGGCGACACGCCGGGAGGCCGCGCGGCCTTCCGTCCGGACGACCTGGGCACCGAGTTCGGCCTCCAGGGCGACGGTATGTACCGCCTGAGCGACACGCAGGCCCAGGAAATCCTGAACATGCGCCTGCAACGCCTGACCGGGCTGGAGCAGGACAAGATCGTCGGCGAATACAAGGACATCATGTCCACCATCGCCGACCTGCTGGACATCCTGGCGCGCCCCGAGCGCATCACCACGATCATCTCCGACGAGCTGCAGGCCATCAAGGCGGAATTCTCGACCGGCGTGAAGGATACGCGCCGCTCGGACATCGAGCTGAACGCCACCGAGCTCGACACCGAAGACCTGATCACGCCGACCGACATGGTCGTGACGCTGTCGCACGGCGGCTACATCAAGAGCCAGCCGCTGTCCGAGTACCGTTCGCAAAAGCGCGGCGGACGTGGCAAGCAGGCCACGGCCATGAAGGAAAACGACTGGATCGACCAGTTGTTCATCGCCAACACGCACGACTTCCTGCTGTGCTTCTCCAACCGCGGCCGCGTGTACTGGCTGAAGGTCTGGGAAGTGCCGCAAGGCACGCGCAACTCGCGCGGCAAGCCCATCGTCAACATGTTCCCGTTGACTGAAGGCGAGAAGATCACCGTGGTGCTGCCGGTCAAGGAATTCAGCGAAGACCACTACGTCTTCATGGCGACCTCGCGCGGCACGGTCAAGAAGACTCCGCTGTCCGACTTCTCCAATCCGCGCAAGGCCGGCATCATTGCCGTGGACCTGGACGATGGCGATTACCTGATCGGCGCCGACCTGACCGACGGCAAGCATGACGTCATGCTGTTCTCGGACGCCGGCAAGGCCGTGCGTTTCGACGAGAACGATGTGCGTCCGATGGGCCGCAATGCCCGCGGCGTGCGCGGCATGATGCTGGAAGACACCCAGACCGTCATCGCGTTGCTGGTGGCTGGCGACGAAACGCAAAGCGTGCTGACCGCCACCGAAAACGGCTACGGCAAGCGTACGCCGATCACCGAGTACACGCGCCACGGCCGCGGCACCAAGGGCATGATCGCCATCCAGACCAGCTCGCGCAACGGCAAGGTCGTGGGCGCAGTGCTGGTCATGCCTTCGGACGAGATCATGCTGATCACGACCGGCGGCGTGCTGGTGCGCACCCGCGTCTCGGAAATCCGCGAAATGGGCCGCGCCACGCAAGGCGTTACGCTCATCAACGTCGATGACGGCAGTTCGTTGTCCGGCGTGCGCCGCGTCGTCGAAAGCGATGCGGACGATGATGGCGACCTGGGCGAAGACGGCCAGGAAGCGGATGGCGGCGACGACAACGGCGCTGCGGACTCGACGGATTCGACGGAACCTACGGAGCAATAATGGCCCGCCCCTGGAACTTCTCGGCAGGCCCCTCGGCCTTGCCCGAGGTGGTGCTGCAGCAAGCCGCTGCGGAAATGCTGGACTGGCACGGCAGCGGCATGTCCGTGATGGAAATGAGCCATCGCGGCAAGCATTTCGTGCAGATCTGCGATGAAGCCGAGTCCGATCTGCGCGACTTGCTGGGCCTGCCGGCGGACTACGCCGTGATGTTCATGCAAGGCGGCGGTTCCGGGGAAAACGCCATCGTCCCCATGAATCTCATGGGGCGCCGCGGCACGCCGGCAGCCGACTTCGTCGTGACGGGCCATTGGTCCAAGCGTTCGTACAAGGAAGCCGGCCGCTATGGCAGTACCCATGTGGCGGCAAGCAGCGAGCAGGCCATCCAGTTGGATGGCCGCGAGCAGGCGCCGCTGACCTGGGTGCCGCCGGTCGATACCTGGCAGGTGCGCCCGGATTCGGCCTATCTGCATCTTTGCAGCAATGAAACCATCGGCGGCGTCGAGTTCATGGACTGGCCCGACACCGCCGCGCTGGGCGCGCCCGACGTACCGTTGGTCGTCGACGCGTCCTCGCATTTCCTGTCGCGTTCGATGGACGTGACGCGCACCGGCATGATGTATGCCGGCGCGCAGAAGAACGCCGGTCCGGCGGGCGTGACCATGGTCATCGCGCGCCGCGACCTGATCGGCCACGCCTTGCCGATCTGCCCGTCCGCGTTCGACTACGCCAATGTGGCCGCCGAGCATTCGCGCTACAACACGCCGCCGACCTTCGCTATCTACGTCGCCGGCCTGGTGTTCAAGTGGGTCAAGGCCAATGGCGGCGTGGCCGGCATGGAAGCGGCGAACAAGGCCAAGGCCGATCTGCTGTACGGCTACCTGGACAGCACCAGCTTCTATCGCAATCCCATCCACGCACCCGTGCGCTCGCGCATGAACGTGCCGTTCGTGCTGCGCGACGAATCGCTCAACGACGCCTTCCTGCAAGGCGCGGACGCGGCCGGCCTGACCCAGCTCAAGGGCCACAAGAGCGTGGGCGGCATGCGCGCCTCCATTTATAACGCCGTGCCCCTGGCAGGGGTGTCGGCGCTGGTCGAGTACCTCAAGGAATTCGAGCGTCGCTATGGATGACGATCTGCAGCGCAAGCTGCTCCCCCTGCGTCAGCGCATCGACGCCTTGGACGCCCAGATCCTCGACCTCCTGACGCAGCGCGCGAGCGCCGCGCTGGAAGTGGGCGAGGCCAAGCACGCCGCGAACGCCGATGGCCCCGTGCTGCGCCCCGAGCGCGAAGCCGATGTCATCCGCCGTTTGCAGCAGGCCAATCCCGGTCCGTTTCCGAACGCTGGCGTGGCTGCGGTCTGGACCGAAATCATCTCGGCCTGTCGCGGCCTGGAGCGCGGCATGACGGTCGCTTTCCTGGGGCCTCAAGGTTCGTTCTCCGAGCAGGCGGCGCGAGAGCATTTCGGGCAGGCCGTGCAGAAACTGCCGTGCGCCTCGTTTGACGAGGTTTTCCGCGCCGTCGAGGCAGGACAGGCGGACGTGGGCATGGTGCCGGTCGAGAACTCCACCGAAGGCGCGGTCAACCGCAGCCTGGATCTGCTGCTCAACACGCCCCTGAAGATCCTGGGCGAGCGTTCGCTGGTGATACGCCATTGCCTGATGTCGCAGTCCGGCAGCATGGACGGCATCAAGACGATATCCGCGCATCCGCAAGCGCTGGCCCAGTGCCAGGGCTGGCTCACGCGCAACTATCCCGACGTGGCCCGGGTGGCCGCGTCCAGCAATTCCGAGGCCGCGCGCGCGGCGGCGTCCGACCCGAGCATCGCGGCGATCGCCGGCGAGGTGGCGGCGCCCGCCTGGAGCCTGCAGATCGTCGCTGCGGGCATCCAGGACGATCCGCACAATCGCACGCGCTTCCTGGCGATCGGCAACATCGAGCCGCTGGTCAGCGGCAAGGACAAGACCAGCCTGATCCTGGCAGTGCCGAACCGTGCGGGCGCCGTTTACGAAATGCTGGCGCCGCTGGCGGCCAACGGCGTCTCCATGACGCGCTTCGAGTCGCGGCCCGCGCGCACCGGGCAGTGGGAATACTATTTCTATGTGGACGTGCTGGGTCACCGCAATGATCCGAACGTCGAACGCGCCCTTGCTGCCTTGCAGGCGCAGGTTGCCTACCTGAAAGTGCTGGGTTCCTACCCGGCGCCGTGAGCCTCTCCGACATGACCACCGCACCCAAGCCCCTTGTTGCTCCCGCGCACGTCAGCGCCATCGCGCCTTACCAGGCCGGCAAGCCTATCGAAGAACTGGCCCGCGAATTCGGGCTGGATCCTGCCGGCATCGTCAAGCTGGCGTCCAATGAAAACCCGCTGGGCATGCCCAAGTCGGCGCGCGAGGCCATGCTGGCCGCGGCCGAGTCGCTGGCGCGCTATCCCGATCCCAACGGCTTTGATCTGAAGGCGGCATTGGCCGAGCGCTACGGCGTGCCGATGAGCTGGGTCACGTTGGGCAACGGTTCCAACGACATCTTGGAAATCGCGGCGCTGGCGCTGCTGGAGCCGGGCGTGTCGGCGGTGTACGCGCAGCATTCGTTCGCGGTGTATCGCCTGGCGACCCAGGCGCGCGGCGCGCGCCACATCGTGGTGCCGGCCAAGGACTACGGCCATGACCTGGACGCGATGTTCGACGCCATCGCCGACGATACGCGGCTGCTGTTCATCGCCAACCCGAACAATCCGACCGGTACCTTCGTGCCGGGCGACCAGATCGCGGCCTTCCTGGAGCGTGTCCAGGCCGCCCACGGCGACCGCGTGACGGTGGTGTTGGACGAGGCTTACAACGAGTACCTCGATCCCGAGTTCCGCTTCGACAGCACGGCGCTGGTGCGCCGCTATCCGAATCTGATCGTGTCGCGCACGTTCTCCAAGGCCTACGGCCTGGCGGGCCTGCGGGTGGGCTTCGCCGTGGCGCAACCCGTCCTGACGGATCTGCTGAACCGCGTGCGCCAGCCGTTCAACGTCAATACGCTGGCGCAGGCCGCGGCCATCGCCGCGCTGCGCGACGCGGCCTACCTGGAAGAGGCCTACGCCTCGAACAAGGCGGGCAAGGCGCAACTGTGCGCCGCGTTTGAACGTCTGAAGCTGCGCTACGTCCCCAGCTACGGCAACTTTGTGCTGGTGCACGTGGGCGACGCTCCGCGCATCAACCTGGAACTGCTCAAGCGCGGTGTGATCGTGCGCCCGGTGGCCGGCGACGGCTTGCCGGAGTGGCTGCGGGTGTCCATCGGGCTGCCGCAGGAAAACGACCGATTCATTGACGCGCTGACCGCCATCCTTTCCGCATGAACGACGCGTCACCGAAATCCGATCAGGGGGCCGCTGGCCCCCTGATTCCTGTATTGGCCGTCGTAGGCGTGGGCCTGATCGGCGGCTCCTTCGCCGCGGCCTTGCGCCGGGCCGGCCAGGTTGGCCGGGTGCTGGGGGTGGGGCGCAACGCGCAATCCCTGGCCCGCGCCGTTGAATTGGGGCTGATCGACGAGGCCGCTTCCGTCGAGGAAGCCGCGGCTCGTGCCGACCTGATCCTGCTGGCGACGCCGGTGGGCGGGCTGGCCGACGCGTTGTCGCGCATGCGCGCGCACCTGCGTCCCGGCACCGTGCTGACCGATGGCGGCAGCACCAAGGTGGAAGTGGTTGCGGCCGCGCGCGCCGCCCTGGGTGACCGGGCCGCGCAGTTCGTGCCTGGCCATCCCATCGCCGGCGCCGAGCGCACCGGGCCGGAGGCGGCCGATGCCGACCTGTACCGCAAGCGCACCGTCATTCTGACCCCCCTGGCCGAGAACGGCGCGGCCTCGCTGGACCTGGTGCGCCGCGCGTGGCAGGCTTGCGGGGCGGGCGTGATCGACATGGACGCCGACGCCCATGACCGGGTGCTGGCCTCGGTCAGCCATCTGCCGCATTTGCTGTCGGCGGCGTACATGGAACAGGTGGCCGAGGCCTCCGACGCCGCCACGCGCCTGGATCTCGCGGGCAGCGGCTTTCGCGACTTCACGCGCATCGCCGCGGGTTCGCCCGAGATGTGGCGCGACATCTTTCTGTCCAACCGCGACGCGATGCTGGCCGAACTGGCCGACGTGCGCGCGGTGCTGGATCGTGCCGAACGCGCCATTGCCGACGGCGATGGCGCGGCTTTGCTGAAGCTGCTGGACACGGCGGCCCGCGCCCGCCGCAACTGGCGCAAGGAGTAGCTGACATGGGTGCTTTGCCTTATCTCGATCTGCCGCGCGTGCGGCAAGCGCGGGGCGTGATTGCCCTGCCAGGTTCCAAAAGTATTTCCAACCGTGTGCTGCTGCTGTCCGCCATCGCTGAAGGCAGCACGGTCATCACTGGGTTGCTGGACTCCGACGACACCCGCGTCATGCTCGGCGCCTTGCGCCAACTGGGCGTGCAGGTGTCGGAACTGGACGCGGGCAGCGTCACGGTGCAGGGCGTGCGCCGCTTTCCCGTGGAAAGCGCTGACCTGTTCATGGGCAATGCCGGCACCGCGATCCGGCCGCTGACTGCCGCGCTGGCGCTGATGGGCGGCGACTACCGCCTGTCGGGCGTGCCGCGCATGCACGAACGTCCCATCGGCGATCTGGTCGACGCGCTCAAGGGCCTGGGCGCCAGCATCGATTATCTGGGCCAGCCTGGTTATCCGCCGCTGCGCATCGGCCGCGGCGAGATCGCGGCGGACGCGGTCACGCGCGTGCAGGGTTCGGTGTCCAGCCAGTTCCTCACGGCCTTGTTGATGGCCGCGCCGCTGCAGGCCGGCCGCAGCGGCAAGCCCGTCACGATCGAAGTGCTGGGCGAACTCATTTCCAAGCCCTACATCGAGATCACGTTGAACCTGATGGCGCGCTTCGGCGTGCAGGTGCGGCGCGACGGCTGGAGCCGCTTCGTCATCGACGGCGGGGCGGCCTACCGCAGCCCCGGGCAGATTGCGGTCGAAGGCGATGCCTCCACGGCTTCCTATTTTTTGGCGCTGGGCGCGATCGGCGGTGGGCCGCTGCGCGTGACCGGCGTGGGCGCTGACAGCATCCAGGGCGACGTCGCCTTTGCTGCCACCCTGGCCGACATGGGCGCCTCGGTGAGCTACGGCCCCGATTGGATCGAAGTGTCGGGCGCGCGCGTGGCCCAGGGCGAACGCCTGAAAGCCTTCGACACCGATTTCAACCTGATCCCGGACGCCGCCATGACCGCGGCTGCCCTGGCGCTGTACGCCGACGGCCCGTGCCGCCTGCGCAATATCGGCAGCTGGCGGGTCAAGGAAACCGACCGCATCCACGCCATGCAGACCGAGCTGGAAAAGCTGGGTGCCCAGGTGGAATCGGGGCCGGATTGGCTGCGCGTGACGCCGCCGGCGCAGGATGCCTGGCGCGATGCGCACATCGGCACCTGGGACGACCACCGCATGGCCATGTGCTTCTCGCTGGCGGCTTTCGGGCCGGCGGCGGTTCGTATCCTCGATCCGGGTTGCGTCAGCAAGACCTTCCCGGGTTACTTTGATGTTTACGCGGGCCTGGTTGCGGCCTAGCGAAGAATTGCCCATGACTTCGATTTCCCCTGAAACTGCTTCTGTCCCCGTCATCACCATCGACGGCCCCACCGCATCCGGCAAGGGCACGGTGGCCCACCGCGTCGCCAAGGCCCTGGGCTGGGACGTGCTGGACAGCGGCGCGCTCTATCGCCTGACGGCCCTGGCGGCGCTCAACCGCGGCTTGTCCGCCGAAGACGAGCCCGCCGTGGCGCGCGTGGCCGAAACCCTGGATGTGCGTTTCGAGGGCCCCCATGTCTACCTCGAAGGCGCGGACGTGGGCCACGAGATCCGCCGTGAGGAAGTCGGCAATTTCGCCTCGCGCGTGGCCGCCTTCCCGGGCGTGCGGCAGGCGCTGCTCGAGCGCCAGCGCGCTTTCCGGGTGGCGCCGGGCCTGGTTGCGGACGGGCGCGATATGGGTACGGTGGTGTTTCCCGATGCGCCCCTGAAGGTGTTTCTGGTCGCCGATGTGGTCGCGCGGGCGCAGAGGCGCTGTAAGCAGTTGATCGAAAAGGGAATTTCTGCTAATCTTGATGACCTCCTACGGGATATGCGCGAGCGGGACGCCCGCGATATGGGGCGAACTACAGCGCCCTTGGCTCCCGCAGCGGATGCACACGTGCTGGATTCGTCTGATTTGACGATTGCGGAAACGGTGCAGGCAATACTGGATTTCTGGAAGAAGGCCGCTGCGGATTGAGCGATCGGTCCCGGACTTTCCCCAAGAATCCTCCGTAGTTTTCTGTTTTTTATCGGCCCTGTTCACGCCAGGCGCAACCCCCACGGGCCACCCCGCAAGGGCGAACCGGCAAACAGGCATTTTGACTCCACTGTGGCGGGCAATCCGCTGCGGTGTGTTTTTAACGGCCATTTCGGCCTAATGGATTTCAACCCCATGTCTTCCGTTTCCACTACCGTCGCCACCGGCGGCGAAAGCTTCGCCGACCTTTTCGCACAGAGCCTCAAGAGCCAGGACATGAAGTCCGGCGAGGTCATCAGCGCCGAAGTCGTCCGCGTCGACCACAACTTTGTCGTCGTCAACGCCGGCCTGAAGTCCGAAGCGCTGATCCCCCTGGAAGAGTTCCTGAACGACCAGGGCGAGCTCGAAGTGCAACCCGGCGATTTCGTCTCGGTGGCCATCGATTCCCTGGAAAACGGCTACGGCGACACCATCCTGTCGCGTGACCGCGCCAAGCGCCTGTCGGCCTGGCTGCAGCTGGAAAAGGCCCTGGAAAACGGCGAGCTGGTTACCGGCACCATCACCGGCAAGGTGAAGGGCGGCCTGACCGTCATGACCAACGGCATCCGCGCGTTCCTGCCGGGTTCGCTGGTGGACCTGCGTCCGGTCAAGGACACCACCCCGTACGAAGGCAAGACCCTCGAATTCAAGGTCATCAAGCTCGACCGCAAGCGCAACAACGTCGTTCTGTCGCGTCGCCAAGTGCTGGAAGCCAGCATGGGCGAAGAGCGCCAGAAGCTGCTCGAAACCCTGCACGAAGGTGCTGTGGTCAAGGGCGTGGTCAAGAACATCACCGACTACGGCGCGTTCGTGGACCTGGGCGGCATCGACGGCCTGCTGCACATCACCGACATGGCCTGGCGCCGTGTGCGTCACCCCTCCGAAGTCCTGCAAGTGGGTCAGGAAGTCGAAGCCAAGGTGCTCAAGTTCGACCAGGAAAAGAGCCGCGTCTCCCTGGGCGTCAAGCAGCTGGGCGAAGATCCGTGGGTGGGCCTGGCTCGCCGCTACCCGCAAGGCACCCGCCTGTTCGGCAAGGTCACGAACCTGACCGACTACGGCGCGTTCGTTGAAGTCGAAGCCGGCATCGAAGGCCTGGTGCACGTCTCCGAAATGGACTGGACCAACAAGAACGTCGATCCGCGCAAGGTCGTGACCCTGGGCGAAGAAGTCGAAGTCATGGTCCTGGAAATCGACGAAGACCGTCGTCGCATCTCGCTGGGCATGAAGCAGTGCCGCCAGAACCCGTGGGAAGAGTTCGCCACCAACTTCAAGCGTGGTGACAAGGTCCGCGGCGCCATCAAGTCGATCACCGACTTCGGCGTGTTCGTCGGCCTGCCCGGCGGCATCGATGGCCTGGTTCACCTGTCCGACCTGTCGTGGACGGAAACCGGCGAAGAAGCCGTGCGCAACTTCAAGAAGGGCGACGAGATCGAAGCCGTGGTTCTGGGCATCGATACCGACAAGGAACGCATCTCGCTGGGCATCAAGCAGCTGGAAGGCGATCCCTTCAACAACTTCGTTGCCACCTTCGACAAGGGCGCCGTTGTTCCGGGCACCATCAAGTCGGTCGAAGCCAAGGGCGCTGTCGTCACGCTGTCCGTGGACGTTGAAGGCTACCTGCGCGCTTCCGAGATCTCCTCGGGCCGCGTCGAAGATGCCACCACCGTTCTGAACGCTGGCGAAAACATCGAAGCCATGATCGTCAACATCGACCGCAAGACGCGTTCGATCCAGCTGTCGATCAAGGCCCGCGACAACGCCGAAACCGCCGAAACGATCCAGCGCATGTCCGACGCCAGCGCTTCGTCCGGCACCACCAACCTCGGCGCGCTGCTGAAGGCCAAGCTGGACCAACAGCGCAACGACGGTTAATTCGTGACCAAGTCGGAGCTGATCGCCGCCTTGGCGGCCCGCTATCCTCAGCTGGCCGCCCGCGACACCGATTACGCGGTCAAGACCGTGCTCGACGCAATGACCCAGGCCCTGGCCTCGGGTCAGCGCATCGAGATCCGCGGTTTTGGCAGCTTCTCGTTGTCGCAGCGGTCTCCCCGCATCGGTCGCAATCCGAAATCCGGCGAACAGGTGCTGGTGCCTGGCAAACAGGTGCCGCACTTTAAGGCGGGCAAGGAATTGCGCGAGCGGGTGGACTTGGCCGGCGGCAATGACGAGGACGCTCAATCCTCTGGATCGAGTGAACCGATGCCGTCGATGGTGAGTCTGCACGCCATGCATTGACGGCACGGCAGTAAGGCCGCCTTCGGGCGGATCGGACCGAGAACCTGGCCCCTTGAGAAATCAAGGGGCTTTGTTTTTTGGCGCCAGGCGGGATCCGTCGCTTACAATTGATAGTCTTGAATTCTTTGGAGCATGCGCCATGCGCTACCTAGTCTGGGCCCTGCGATTGCTCGTGTTTGTTGCAGTATTGATGTTCGCGTTGAAAAACACGGACCCGGTCGCCGTGAAGTTCTACGCCGATTACGTGGTGCAGGACGTTCCGCTCATCGTCGTGATGCTGGTCGTGTTCGTGCTGGGCGCCTTGTTCGGCCTGCTGCTGACCGTGCCCGCCGCCATGCGCCGCCGCCGCGAAGCCATGCGCCTGCGCCGCGAACTGGACCGCGTTCAGGCCGCCGTGGCCGGTACCACGCCTGCGGTGCCGCCGGAGGCCGTGGCCCCGATGTCGCCGCTGTAACGCGCGCCGGCCCCGTATCCCTTTCCGCACTGAATTACCGCAAGAGCCCGCATAGTGGATTTTGAACCTTGGTGGTTGATTTTCGTGCCGGTATTGTTCGCGCTGGGCTGGCTGGCCGCGCGCTTCGATATCCGGCAAATGCTGCGGGAAACCCGCAGCCTGCCCGACTCCTATTTCCGCGGGCTGAATTTCCTGCTCAATGAAGAGCCGGACCGCGCCATCGACGCCTTCGTCGAAGTGGCCAAGCTGGATCCGGAAACCACCGAGCTGCACTTTGCGCTGGGCAGCCTATTCCGTCGCCGGGGCGAAATGGAGCGCGCCATCCGCGTGCACCAGAGCCTCTTGAACCGGTCCGACCTGCCCGCCGCCGAGCGCGAGCATGCGCAGCACGAATTGGCGCAGGACTTCCTCAAGGCGGGCATGCTGGACCGCGCCGAAAGCGGCTTCGAGCAGCTCAAGGACACTCGCTACGCCTTGCCCGCGCTACGCTCGCTGATCCGCATCTATGAATCCGAGCACGACTGGCCGCGCGCCATCGAGGCCGTGAAGACGCTGCAGGGCCTGGTCGACGAGCCGGTGCCGCAGATCGTGCACTACTACTGCGAACAGGCCCAGACCGCGCTGTCGGCCAAGCCGGCCGATATCGACGCGGCCCACAAGGCGCTGGACGCCGCAGACCATGCCTTGTCGGCCATCGACCCTGCTTCCAGCAAGGGCGCCATGGTGCGCACCGCGATGCTGCGCGCGCGCCTGGCCCTGATCGAACAGGACCCCAAGCGCGAACGTCTGTACCTGGAGTCAATCATGACCGACGCTCCGGAGTACGCCGGCCTGGTGGCCGAGCAGGTCCTGGCCAACTACCGCGCGGCCAACCAGGAGGAAGCCGGGCTGGACGTGCTGCAGAAGCAGTACGCGCGCCACGCTTCGCTGGACCTGTTCAACGTGCTGTTCCGCGAACTGCGCGTCCAGCAGGGCGCGGCGCCTTCATGGGCCTTTGCCCGCAACGCATTGCGCAGCCATCCGTCGCTGCTGGGTCTGGACCGCCTGCTGGAGGCCGAGCTGGCCAATCCGGAAGGCGGCGCCGAGCAGGCGCCGGTGCCGGGCGCCGACCTGACGCTGTTGCGCAGCCTGATACACAAGCATACGCAGCGGCTGGACCGCTACGCATGCCGCAGTTGCGGTTTTCAAGCGCGTCGCTTTTACTGGCAAT encodes:
- a CDS encoding lipopolysaccharide assembly LapA domain-containing protein, coding for MRYLVWALRLLVFVAVLMFALKNTDPVAVKFYADYVVQDVPLIVVMLVVFVLGALFGLLLTVPAAMRRRREAMRLRRELDRVQAAVAGTTPAVPPEAVAPMSPL
- the lapB gene encoding lipopolysaccharide assembly protein LapB, with the protein product MDFEPWWLIFVPVLFALGWLAARFDIRQMLRETRSLPDSYFRGLNFLLNEEPDRAIDAFVEVAKLDPETTELHFALGSLFRRRGEMERAIRVHQSLLNRSDLPAAEREHAQHELAQDFLKAGMLDRAESGFEQLKDTRYALPALRSLIRIYESEHDWPRAIEAVKTLQGLVDEPVPQIVHYYCEQAQTALSAKPADIDAAHKALDAADHALSAIDPASSKGAMVRTAMLRARLALIEQDPKRERLYLESIMTDAPEYAGLVAEQVLANYRAANQEEAGLDVLQKQYARHASLDLFNVLFRELRVQQGAAPSWAFARNALRSHPSLLGLDRLLEAELANPEGGAEQAPVPGADLTLLRSLIHKHTQRLDRYACRSCGFQARRFYWQCPGCNAWETYAPRRLEELE